From a single Nitrogeniibacter mangrovi genomic region:
- a CDS encoding bacteriohemerythrin, with the protein MSESRRQLRRRDVFVVVGAYALVAALWILFSDRAMELLFRTPEQIIRVSLFKGWLFVAVTSLLLYVLVRRLMLRGEVAHRRELEAYEKGQRTLDLLSAIANNSEDAIFAKDLQGRYLFFNDASGRFVGKSAAEVVGRDDRAIFPPAQAERVMAIGRRVIERGRTETNEERLQTALGERVFLATKGPLRDPDGRVFGLFGISRDITERKQAEEALEAYRGRLEEQVEARTRELAVAKTEAEAASVAKSAFLANMSHEIRTPLNGIVGMAHLIERGGLSPRQQDQMGKLKTASDHLLAVINAVLELSKIEAGKLTLDTQPVRIETIIDNVCALVHDRVEARRLALVREVGRLPQGLVGDATRLQQALLNYVGNAVKFTEAGRITLSVRCEDEDAHGARIRFEVSDTGVGIAPEALERIFGAFEQADNAVGGSYGGTGLGLAITRKIARLMGGDAGARSTPGVGSTFWFSARLQKAAGEVAEAEAGAEDPLGALQAAFAGARILLVDDEPFNREIAKTLLEEAGLQVDTAEDGAQALERVAAQDYRAILMDMRMPRVDGLEATARLRATARGATVPVIALTAGAFAEDRARCLEAGMNDFLAKPVEPDLLYATVHKWLRRPAGDGGADPVWSVEYSVGVGILDDQHRRLLALCARAAASLDRDDRALLADLLEQMRRYAAEHFHTEERLLEAHGYPGLEAQRQEHAAYLNGLAELQVAQAGGTLTRATVHGFLREWWLGHILASDMGYKGWLSAAQGEGGPPAPDGSSH; encoded by the coding sequence ATGTCGGAATCCAGACGCCAACTGCGAAGGCGGGACGTCTTCGTCGTGGTGGGGGCATATGCCCTGGTCGCGGCGTTGTGGATCCTGTTTTCCGATCGGGCGATGGAGCTGCTGTTCCGGACGCCGGAGCAGATCATCCGCGTCAGCCTGTTCAAGGGCTGGCTGTTCGTGGCCGTCACCTCGTTGCTGCTCTACGTGCTGGTGCGCCGGCTCATGCTGCGGGGGGAGGTGGCGCACCGGCGCGAACTCGAGGCCTATGAGAAAGGGCAGCGCACCCTCGATCTGCTCTCGGCGATCGCCAACAACTCCGAGGATGCGATCTTCGCCAAGGACCTGCAGGGGCGCTACCTGTTTTTCAATGACGCCTCGGGTCGCTTCGTCGGCAAGTCGGCGGCCGAGGTCGTGGGGCGGGACGATCGGGCCATCTTCCCGCCCGCGCAGGCCGAACGGGTCATGGCCATCGGCCGCCGGGTCATCGAGCGCGGCCGGACCGAGACCAACGAGGAGCGGCTCCAGACCGCGCTCGGCGAGCGCGTGTTCCTCGCCACCAAGGGCCCGCTGCGCGATCCCGACGGGCGGGTGTTCGGCCTGTTCGGCATCTCCCGCGACATCACCGAGCGCAAGCAGGCCGAGGAGGCGCTGGAAGCCTATCGCGGCCGGCTCGAGGAGCAGGTGGAGGCGCGTACCCGCGAACTGGCGGTGGCCAAGACCGAGGCGGAGGCGGCCAGTGTGGCCAAGAGCGCGTTCCTGGCCAACATGAGCCACGAGATCCGCACCCCGCTCAACGGCATCGTGGGCATGGCCCATCTCATCGAGCGCGGCGGGCTGAGCCCGCGTCAGCAGGACCAGATGGGCAAGTTGAAGACGGCCAGCGATCACCTGCTCGCGGTCATCAACGCGGTGCTGGAGCTGTCCAAGATCGAGGCCGGCAAGCTCACCCTGGACACGCAACCGGTGCGCATCGAGACGATCATCGACAACGTCTGCGCCCTGGTGCACGACCGCGTCGAGGCGCGGCGCCTGGCGCTGGTGCGGGAGGTGGGCCGCCTGCCTCAGGGGCTCGTGGGCGATGCCACCCGCCTGCAGCAGGCCCTGCTCAACTATGTGGGCAACGCGGTCAAGTTCACCGAGGCGGGCCGCATCACCCTGAGCGTGCGCTGCGAGGACGAGGACGCCCATGGGGCGCGGATCCGTTTCGAGGTGAGCGACACCGGTGTGGGCATCGCGCCCGAGGCGCTGGAGCGGATCTTCGGTGCCTTCGAGCAGGCGGACAATGCGGTCGGCGGCAGCTACGGCGGCACCGGGCTGGGCCTGGCCATCACCCGCAAGATCGCCCGCCTCATGGGCGGCGATGCGGGGGCCCGGAGCACGCCGGGTGTGGGGAGTACCTTCTGGTTCAGCGCACGGCTGCAGAAGGCCGCCGGGGAGGTGGCCGAGGCGGAGGCCGGCGCCGAGGACCCCTTGGGCGCCCTGCAGGCGGCGTTTGCCGGGGCGCGGATCCTGCTGGTCGACGACGAGCCGTTCAATCGCGAGATCGCGAAGACCCTGCTCGAGGAGGCGGGCTTGCAGGTGGATACGGCGGAGGACGGCGCGCAGGCGCTCGAGCGGGTGGCGGCGCAGGACTACCGGGCGATCCTGATGGACATGCGCATGCCCCGCGTGGACGGCCTGGAGGCGACGGCCCGGCTGCGCGCCACGGCCCGCGGCGCGACGGTGCCGGTGATTGCCCTGACCGCCGGCGCGTTCGCCGAGGATCGGGCCCGCTGTCTCGAGGCCGGCATGAACGATTTTCTCGCCAAGCCGGTGGAGCCCGATCTGCTCTACGCGACGGTGCACAAATGGCTGCGTCGACCCGCTGGCGACGGCGGCGCCGACCCGGTCTGGTCGGTCGAGTACAGCGTCGGCGTGGGCATCCTCGACGACCAGCATCGACGTCTGCTCGCCCTGTGCGCCCGGGCAGCGGCCAGCCTCGACCGAGACGACAGGGCGTTGCTGGCCGATCTGCTCGAACAGATGCGTCGCTACGCCGCCGAGCATTTCCACACCGAGGAGCGCCTGCTCGAGGCACATGGCTATCCGGGCCTGGAGGCGCAGCGGCAGGAGCACGCCGCCTATCTGAACGGGCTGGCCGAACTGCAGGTGGCGCAGGCGGGCGGCACCCTGACGCGCGCGACGGTGCATGGCTTTCTTCGCGAGTGGTGGCTCGGACACATCCTCGCGTCCGACATGGGCTACAAGGGCTGGTTGAGCGCCGCGCAGGGCGAGGGCGGACCGCCGGCCCCAGACGGTTCATCGCACTGA